Genomic segment of Euzebyales bacterium:
CAACCCCTGGGTGTGCGACCGCTCCGGTGACCGCTTGAGCGTGCAGTTGATGTACATGGCCCGCAGATCGCTGTAGTCGTGCGGAGAAGGTGCGGCGGTGGTCATCTGTGCTCCTGTCGAAGACGGGTCCGGCGGTGTGGTCTCGCCTGCTGCGCGTACGTTACGCAGCACGTCGACAGGGTCGTCGGCGCCCCTGTCCACGGCGACGGGACGGTGTCATACTCCACGCGATCACGCGACACTCGGCGCCGACGGGACACGCACGCCACAGGCTGGTCCAGGAGGGGTCGCCCATGGCCTCGGCCACCACTCCGACGCGGTCACCCGACCCCGACGCCACGGTCGTCGACGCCCTGCGCACCGGCGACGATGCGGCGTTCGGCGCCCTGGTGGCCCGCCACCACACGGCGATGGTCGCCGTCGCCATGCGGTACGTGCACGACCGCGCGGTGGCGGAGGACGTGACGCAGGAGACCTGGATCGCGCTGTGGGAGCGGATTGACACGTTTGAGGGCCGGTCGTCGCTCAAGACATGGCTGTTCGCGGTGCTGACCAACCGCGCACGCAGCCACTGGCGCCGCCAGGTGCGGGTGGTGCCTGGCCTGGGGGACGACGATGGTGGGCCAGCCGTCGGCGGCGACCGGTTCCGCAGCCCAGGCGACGGCTGGCCCGGGCACTGGTCGCGACCGCCGATGGAGTGGGACCTGCCAGCCGCGCTGCTCGAGGCCGACGAGCTGCGGCAGGTCGTGGCGCGCGAGGTCCGCAGCCTGCCGGCCGGCCAGCACGCGGTGATCACCCTGCGCGACATCGAGGAGTGGACCGCCGCTGAGGTCTGCGAGG
This window contains:
- a CDS encoding RNA polymerase sigma factor — translated: MASATTPTRSPDPDATVVDALRTGDDAAFGALVARHHTAMVAVAMRYVHDRAVAEDVTQETWIALWERIDTFEGRSSLKTWLFAVLTNRARSHWRRQVRVVPGLGDDDGGPAVGGDRFRSPGDGWPGHWSRPPMEWDLPAALLEADELRQVVAREVRSLPAGQHAVITLRDIEEWTAAEVCEALDLSPGNQRVLLHRARSRVRAALDCYMTGGGR